One genomic segment of Lysobacter sp. 5GHs7-4 includes these proteins:
- a CDS encoding autotransporter domain-containing protein, translating into MNRCEGKAQYAGVPVSARAHPLARIVRKSAALLGATLLTGLAMVGPAQAQSCAIGETPVAFGFTGGEQTVTVPGGVHSATVYLSGAQGGAGRSGAGTIGGSPNSPGGTGGLGGRVRGTVALTPGSTLSVWVGGQGSQAVNPGGIGQGVDGIGGGATDLRVGGNAVGNRVAIGGGGGGGGNAGWSSANVIAGGAGGVGGGGTGGTGATVPGGPGPFGGGGGAVGTGGAGGGGCGNFPATAGNAANGDGGDSFNFSGSFSGAGFGGGGGGGATVGAGGGGAGVGTTACQQNWNGGGGGGAGGSSAATGLTGVVFNNGVQAGNGAALICFAPSEFSVGGPASGQTGAVTLQLNATNPVSSQQVVVAQAANSYVFPTRLPVGANWSISVLSVPAGQLCSVTPSSGNAIAADVTNAALACVTVTTTIAPTTLPDPVFNTAYSQTLTASSANGGVAPYTFSVSAGALPPGLALSSTGALSGTPTAAGSYNFTVQATSSNGFSGTRAYSVTVARLAQAITAFAANPAAPTYAPGGTFTVSASGGASGNPVVFASTTPAVCTVAGSTVTMQGAGNCALTANQAGNANYDPAPQASLSVTISAAAQTITNFGANPAAPTYAPGGTFAISATGGPSTSPVVFASTTPAVCTVAGSTVTMQGAGNCALTADQAGDANYSAAPQVQLNVAIGVAGQAITGFAANPAAPVFAPGGNFALSATAGPSTSPVVFASTTPSVCTVSGSTATMVSGGTCALTANQAGDANYSAAPQVGLNVTIAAASQTITGFAANPSAPTYAPGGTFSVSASGGASGNPVVFASTTPAVCSVSGSAVTTLAAGNCALTANQAGNASYNAAAQVTLSVTIGAATPSLSWIGNIVKTVGEPTFDLPNPTSSNPAGGFSFTSSNTAVATVSGRTVTIVGPGTATLTATQAATANYVQASVNTGLSVTARPDPTRDPGVVGLLQAQVDASVRFAMAQQTNIRDRLRQLRHGGDNRSSNGLSLNVSSGRNNSLTLPAAQFVSDDAVRLPPGWGLWTAGTITAGDRDGRSGSEGFNFRSDGITVGADWRVGENFLLGLAGGFAWNDTELTRSSSRLDADQRSLSLYGLWRHGDHLFVDGTLGWGRLGFDIKRWSDPADAMATAERDGTQSFGALTVGYERASERMTLTSYGRFDASRTRLDAYREFGLGIYDLSYGSQTVKNNGVAVGLEGSYLVQGSKGVFRPYWMLEYRDAISNSSDVDLNYVVMPVANDYTIGLRSYGDNALMYGGGVDMDIAQGWKLSVLLRREHASSQDASTSFGLLLSFNPRAQPMSAPVSNLAQDLPTTAKTGE; encoded by the coding sequence CGGTGGCGTTCGGCTTCACCGGCGGCGAGCAGACCGTGACCGTGCCCGGCGGCGTGCACTCGGCGACCGTCTACTTGAGCGGCGCCCAGGGCGGCGCCGGTCGCAGCGGTGCCGGCACCATCGGCGGCAGCCCGAATTCTCCGGGCGGCACCGGCGGCCTCGGCGGCCGCGTACGCGGCACCGTGGCGCTGACCCCGGGCTCGACGTTGTCGGTGTGGGTCGGCGGGCAGGGTTCGCAGGCGGTCAACCCAGGCGGTATCGGCCAGGGCGTGGACGGCATCGGCGGCGGCGCCACCGATCTGCGCGTGGGCGGCAACGCCGTCGGCAACCGCGTCGCCATCGGCGGCGGCGGCGGCGGCGGCGGCAACGCCGGCTGGAGCAGCGCCAACGTCATCGCCGGCGGTGCCGGCGGCGTCGGCGGCGGCGGCACCGGCGGCACGGGCGCGACCGTGCCCGGCGGCCCCGGTCCCTTCGGCGGCGGCGGCGGCGCGGTCGGCACCGGCGGTGCCGGTGGCGGCGGTTGCGGCAACTTCCCGGCCACCGCGGGCAACGCGGCCAACGGCGACGGCGGCGACTCCTTCAATTTCTCCGGTTCCTTCAGCGGCGCCGGCTTCGGCGGCGGCGGCGGTGGCGGTGCCACGGTCGGCGCGGGCGGCGGCGGTGCCGGCGTGGGCACCACGGCCTGCCAGCAGAACTGGAACGGCGGCGGCGGCGGCGGCGCGGGCGGCAGCTCGGCTGCGACCGGCCTGACCGGTGTGGTCTTCAACAACGGCGTGCAGGCCGGCAACGGCGCGGCGCTGATCTGCTTCGCGCCCAGCGAATTCTCGGTCGGCGGCCCGGCCAGCGGCCAGACCGGCGCGGTCACGCTGCAGCTCAACGCGACCAATCCGGTCAGCAGCCAGCAGGTGGTGGTGGCGCAGGCCGCCAACAGTTATGTGTTCCCGACCCGTTTGCCGGTCGGCGCGAACTGGAGCATCAGTGTGCTTTCGGTGCCGGCGGGGCAGTTGTGCAGCGTCACTCCCAGCAGCGGCAACGCGATCGCCGCGGACGTGACCAACGCCGCGCTGGCCTGCGTCACGGTGACGACCACGATCGCGCCGACGACCTTGCCCGACCCTGTCTTCAACACCGCGTACTCGCAAACGCTCACCGCCAGCAGCGCCAACGGCGGCGTCGCGCCGTATACGTTCTCGGTCAGCGCCGGCGCCTTGCCGCCAGGTTTGGCCCTGAGCTCCACCGGCGCCTTGTCCGGCACGCCGACCGCGGCGGGCAGCTACAACTTCACCGTCCAGGCGACGTCCAGCAACGGCTTCAGCGGCACGCGCGCCTACTCGGTGACGGTGGCCAGGCTGGCGCAGGCGATCACCGCCTTCGCCGCCAATCCGGCCGCGCCGACGTACGCGCCGGGCGGCACCTTCACGGTCTCGGCCAGCGGCGGCGCGTCCGGCAATCCGGTGGTGTTCGCCAGCACCACACCGGCCGTGTGTACGGTCGCCGGCAGCACGGTGACGATGCAGGGCGCGGGCAACTGCGCGCTCACCGCCAACCAGGCCGGCAACGCCAACTACGATCCGGCGCCGCAGGCCAGCTTGAGCGTGACCATCTCCGCCGCGGCGCAGACGATCACCAACTTCGGGGCCAATCCGGCCGCACCGACGTACGCGCCGGGCGGCACCTTCGCGATCTCGGCCACCGGCGGTCCCTCGACCAGCCCGGTGGTGTTCGCCAGCACCACGCCGGCGGTGTGCACCGTGGCCGGTAGCACGGTGACGATGCAGGGCGCGGGCAATTGCGCGCTCACCGCCGACCAGGCCGGCGACGCCAACTACAGCGCGGCGCCGCAGGTGCAGTTGAACGTCGCCATCGGCGTGGCCGGCCAGGCCATCACCGGCTTCGCCGCGAATCCGGCCGCACCGGTGTTCGCGCCGGGCGGCAACTTCGCGCTGTCGGCCACCGCTGGTCCCTCGACCAGCCCGGTCGTGTTCGCCAGCACCACGCCTTCGGTGTGCACCGTCAGCGGCAGCACCGCGACCATGGTCAGCGGCGGCACCTGCGCGCTCACCGCCAACCAGGCCGGCGACGCCAACTACAGCGCCGCGCCGCAGGTCGGCCTGAACGTGACCATCGCCGCGGCCAGCCAGACCATCACCGGTTTCGCCGCCAATCCGTCGGCGCCGACCTATGCCCCGGGCGGTACGTTCTCGGTCTCGGCCAGCGGCGGCGCCTCGGGCAATCCGGTGGTGTTCGCCTCGACCACGCCGGCGGTGTGCAGCGTGTCCGGCAGTGCGGTGACCACCTTGGCCGCGGGCAACTGCGCGCTGACCGCCAACCAGGCCGGCAACGCCAGTTACAACGCGGCGGCGCAGGTCACTCTGAGCGTCACCATCGGTGCGGCCACGCCCAGCCTGAGCTGGATCGGCAACATCGTGAAGACGGTGGGCGAGCCCACGTTCGATCTGCCCAACCCGACCAGCAGCAACCCGGCCGGCGGCTTCAGCTTCACCAGCAGCAACACCGCGGTGGCCACGGTGAGCGGACGTACCGTCACCATCGTCGGCCCCGGCACCGCCACTCTGACCGCGACCCAGGCGGCGACGGCGAACTACGTGCAGGCCTCGGTGAACACCGGGCTGTCGGTGACCGCGCGTCCCGATCCGACCCGCGATCCGGGCGTGGTCGGCCTGCTGCAAGCCCAGGTCGACGCCAGCGTGCGCTTCGCGATGGCGCAGCAGACCAACATCCGCGACCGCCTGCGTCAGCTGCGTCATGGCGGCGACAACCGCTCCAGCAACGGCCTGAGCCTGAACGTGAGCAGCGGCCGCAACAACAGCCTGACCCTGCCGGCCGCGCAGTTCGTCTCCGACGACGCGGTGCGCCTGCCGCCGGGCTGGGGTCTGTGGACCGCCGGCACCATCACCGCCGGCGACCGCGACGGCCGCAGCGGCAGCGAAGGCTTCAACTTCCGCAGCGACGGCATCACCGTCGGCGCCGACTGGCGCGTGGGCGAGAACTTCCTGCTCGGCCTGGCCGGCGGCTTCGCCTGGAACGACACCGAACTGACCCGTTCCAGCTCGCGCCTGGATGCCGACCAGCGTTCGCTGTCGCTGTACGGCCTGTGGCGCCATGGCGACCATCTGTTCGTCGACGGCACCCTGGGTTGGGGCCGCCTGGGCTTCGACATCAAGCGCTGGAGCGATCCGGCCGATGCCATGGCCACCGCCGAACGCGACGGCACGCAGTCGTTCGGCGCGCTGACGGTGGGCTACGAACGCGCCAGCGAGCGCATGACGCTGACCAGCTACGGCCGCTTCGACGCCAGCCGCACCCGCCTGGATGCGTACCGCGAGTTCGGCCTGGGTATCTACGACCTGAGCTACGGCTCGCAGACCGTGAAGAACAACGGCGTGGCCGTGGGCCTGGAAGGCAGCTACCTGGTGCAGGGCTCCAAGGGCGTGTTCCGGCCGTACTGGATGCTCGAGTACCGCGACGCGATCAGCAACAGCAGCGACGTCGATCTGAACTACGTGGTGATGCCGGTGGCCAACGATTACACCATCGGCCTGCGCAGCTACGGCGACAACGCGCTGATGTACGGCGGCGGCGTGGACATGGACATCGCCCAGGGCTGGAAGCTGTCGGTGCTGCTGCGTCGCGAGCACGCGTCCAGCCAGGATGCCAGCACCAGCTTCGGCCTGTTGCTGTCGTTCAACCCGCGCGCGCAACCGATGTCGGCGCCGGTGTCGAACCTGGCGCAGGACCTGCCGACCACGGCCAAGACCGGCGAGTGA